The window CAACAATCAAGCGGACCCGGAGCCATTCAGTATCGAGGGTCGTGTCTACGATGCAGACACGGGAGAAGGTATCGAAGGGGTCGGCGTTGAGGTCTTTCCTTCCGGTGGAGGACCGGTAGTGTACAGAGACAAACGGAAGACCGATGTGAATGGCGTATATCGAACAAAGCTCATACCGGACGGAACCTATCACGTTCAGATCGATGACATAGCGGAGTATCCCGATGCCAGAAAGGAGCCCGACACCAATGTCACCCTTAAAGACAGCAAACCAGCTTTGGGTATCGACTTCGCTCTGAAGAAGGGAGTTCCGGTGGCGGGCATTGTGTTCGACAAGAACGGCAACCCCGCTTCCGGAGTGAAGGTGGTGGCAGAACGTAGCAAGGCGCATGGCATTGATGTAGCGCGTGCAGTATCAATGGAACAAGGTCAGTTCCAGCTCCACGTGTCGCGTGACTTGAACCAAATCGATATTCAAGCCGAAGAGGACACGATGGAGAGTGCCGTTGTCGAAGGGCTAACTCTAGACGCTAGGGGTGTCGATGATGTTGTCCTGAATCTCGATCAACCCAAGACCGCTTCGCTGAGCGGCAGAGTGATCGACGGCAACGGCAGACCCGTAAAAGGAGCGCATTTATACTTGGTGCGCAAAGATGGAAGCGTGCCCAATCTCGACGGGACCACAGCGGATGGTCAAGGCCAATTTCGATTTTCCGATCTCCCCGCGACGGAGTTTGCCGTAATCGTGACTCCGGAAACAGCCAACGGCTTCAGTACGGCTGAGGAATATCTTCGTATCACGCTTGCTCCCGGAGAAAAACGTTCCGGCATAGAGATTGTCTACGGCGAGAAGGGGGGACTTGCCATCGAAGGCCGAGTCGTGGACGTAGATGGGAAGCCGGTGCAAGGGGCGGAGATAACCTGCTATGCAAGAAACTTGGAGAAGGCTTATACAGATGTGAACGGTATATTTCGAGTCACCGGCCTGGAGGACAGAGAGTACATGGTCGCTGCCGAAAACCCGGCCGATCCTTCGCGAACAGAGACGAGAATCCGTGCGGGTACGCTGGACGCAGAGATAGTCCTCAAGAGATGCGGACAACTCACCGGCCGCGTACTCGCAGATGATACCGGCGAACCACTGACAAATTTCACGGTGAGCTTGCTCCGAGGGAAGTCGGATATAACCTCCGACATGCTCTTTGGAAGCGGACGCTCACACGAGAGCATAGATGGCTCATTCTCGTACGACAAGAGGTCTGCGGAGATTACAACGGTGGCGGTGTGGGCTCCCGGATATGCTCCTGCATGGAAGCACATCGAAATCCAAGCGGGTGCGCGCACGAACATCGAATTCCGCCTGACACCTAGACCTCCGGTTTCGGGTATTGTCGTCAATGAGGCGGGAGAGGGCATTGCCGGAGCATATGTGTACTTCGTCATCGATGTCTCCACTGACAGCCTAGAACGCGCAGCAGCTGCGCGCACAGACTCGGAAGGCAAGTTCACGGTGGACAGCCTTCCGCTCGATGTCACGCGCCTCTACGCTTATCAAGAGGGGTATGGCGTCGGCAAAACAGCGTTATCCGGTGAGAACCGTATTGTCCTTCCGGCGCAAGCCACCATTGACGGTGTCGTGCATCAAGATGGGACGATGGAGAACCTTGTGGTTGACGTATGCTGTCCTGAAAATCGATCTTTGCCCTACGTGCGCCAGAGTATCTCTCCAGCAGGAACATTTTTGCTGACCGGACTTTCCGCCGGCGCTCTCAAGATATCCGTGCACCCCAACCTTGGGGACCATCATATTCGGAAAACCCTTGAGCTGAAATCTGGCCAAGCGCTTTCTATGGAGTTCACCTTCACGCGCGGCAACGCTACCTTGGAGGGCCACGTTCTTGACGAAGGGAGTCCAGTCACCAACAGAAGCTTGGAGCTTCTGCATGACTCCGGTGACTACATCGATTGTCTTCGCGGTGCAACCGACAACAGTGCTAGTTTCCGGTTTGAACGCGTTTGGACAGGTACGTCCACTCTGCGTGTGCTGAAAGTTGGTCAGGAAATTGAATGGTACGAGATTCCGATAGTCCTCCAAGAAGGCGAGGCCCTCGTACAAGATATCGATCTCTCCGAGAGTGGCTCGTGACAAGATTCGCGGGTGGTGCGGTGGGGCAATTAGCGGTCTCCTTTGGATAAGACGAAGAGGCAGGCAAGACGCCCTTGTTGTGGCAGGGTCTCCGGGCCCTGGCACTCCCTGCGACCGGCAGGTCTCCATCTCGCACATTGCCACCGCTTCTGACCCTTGCTGTGGCGTGGTCTCCTGACCGCGCCACTCTTGCGACCGAAGGTCTCCCAGTCGCACCTACCTGCACATTCCCCCAGTGCAACGAACTCGCGCATATGTATGAAGGGAAACATACGAGGACCAAAATTGTGCCTCACAGTACCGATCCAAAAAGCCCAAACTCCATACTCAATGCTGGCGGACAACACCGCGCTCCCAGCGCCTCAGCGGTTCTGCGCGAGAGAACACTCTTCTGGGACACCCCCTTGTACCGTCAAAACCGGTAGGGGGGGGCACCCCCCGGAAAAAGCGACATGGAGTTACCCCAATTTGCGGATAGCCGAACCTAGCCGGTAAAGTCCGGGGTATCTAACGTTGTGGAACCTGGAGCGAATCCGATGTGCGATAGCGAGAATGATGGCCGCGTGTACTTGCCGAATTCGAAGACCTGTTTTGTATGTGGCGAAGAGAATTTCGCGGGACTGAAACTGCGGTTCTTTGTGGAGGAAGAGGCCGTCAAGGCGGTCTTTCATCCCGAGCCGCATCATTGCGGGTATGCGAATGTCGTGCACGGCGGCATCGTAGCCGCGTTGCTGGATGAGACGATGGGATGGGCCGCCAATCGGGCCATGGCACGCATGACGTTGACCGGTGAATTGACCGTACGCTACCTGAAGCCGGTACCGGGCGATCGGGACTCGATTGTAAGCGCGGAGATTGCCAAGCCTGGCAAGCGCATGGTCCAGGTGACGGCCACAATCGGGGACGGCGCGGACACGATTTACGCACGGGCAGAAGGCCGATTCTTACCGTTGAGCGCGGAAGAGACGCGGCTCATTGACGGGCACCTTGTCTATCGTGGCGGCGAGGAGCGTGTGTTTGCCTCGCTCTACGAGGAACAGAGACCTACGTGACCGCCGAGACGGAAACGGACTCCGTGAAATAAACGAACGGCGCTCGGTGAGCGCCGCTCTGTCATTCGCTTCGGGAATCTCTGGCAAACCGCTACTACTTGACCTTGACCGTCTCCCCAATCTTGAGCATGTGATCTTTGGGCCATCCATTCAAGGAGTAGAGGTCCTTCACCTTCAGTCCATATTTCTTGGCGATTGTCGTCGGGTTATCGCCCTTCGCAACCGTGTGCGTCGACGACGAGGAACTATCCTCGGCAGGTTTCTCCGCCTTGGCAGCATCGGCAGCGGGAGCACCCTCTTTGCCACCCAGTATGGCGAGTTCTTGCCCGACTTGAAGAACGGCGCCCGACTTCAGGCCGTTCCATTTGTACAGGTCGCTGGTCTTGACACCGTACTTCGAGGCAATCGTTGAAGGGCTTTCCCCCTTCGCGACTTTGTGTGTACGCTTCTCGCCCGAGGGCTGCGGCGTTTCCTTTTCGGGTTCAACCGCTTTCGGAAGCGCTTGCTCCTTCTCCTTGGGAACGGATGCGACCTTGGTTTCCTCTTCAGCCTTGGGAGTAACGGCTTCAGGAGCCGGAGCTGCAGCAGGAACTGGAGCGGGATCGGCAGCGCCGCCGTAGAGCTTCAGTTCATGCCCGACCTGCAACGTGGACTTCTTGGTCAGGTTGTTCCACTTCAGCAAGTCTTCCAGGCCGACTTTGTTCTTCGACGCTATACCGCCCAGGGTATCGCCCTTGGCAACCTTATACGTCTGTGCAGCGCCGCTCGGCTCGCTCTTGGCTTCGACCGGCTTCTCAACCTCGGCGGGCTTCTCCGTAGCCTTGGCGGTCTCCGGTTTCGATTCCTCGACGGGCGATGGCGCGGCAGGCTCTGGCGATGCCTCGCCACCCTTCAGAACCAGTTCG of the Candidatus Hydrogenedentota bacterium genome contains:
- a CDS encoding sigma-70 family RNA polymerase sigma factor, yielding MERTDAALLERWQRHRDADAFAELVHRYLGMVVASCRRVVGDAALAEDVAQECFVALMQSRESIRVSLGAWLHTVAVRRSINHVRSDSRRRKRETVFAEAAHTETAIDTCLEEILSAVDEAIIDLPDHLRAVVIGRFLESRTHVDLARHLNLSESNARYRVDKGVEQIRASLRKRGIVASVGVLTAALSQTVEAAPSGLAGALCKLAASGAVGAPIVASAGYVLLAKAVVGLLVVAALGAGYWAVTNKSSVAPNSPNVAIVPVQSNSALDEPRGKGNTPKNTASQTAATASTVIPLANNQADPEPFSIEGRVYDADTGEGIEGVGVEVFPSGGGPVVYRDKRKTDVNGVYRTKLIPDGTYHVQIDDIAEYPDARKEPDTNVTLKDSKPALGIDFALKKGVPVAGIVFDKNGNPASGVKVVAERSKAHGIDVARAVSMEQGQFQLHVSRDLNQIDIQAEEDTMESAVVEGLTLDARGVDDVVLNLDQPKTASLSGRVIDGNGRPVKGAHLYLVRKDGSVPNLDGTTADGQGQFRFSDLPATEFAVIVTPETANGFSTAEEYLRITLAPGEKRSGIEIVYGEKGGLAIEGRVVDVDGKPVQGAEITCYARNLEKAYTDVNGIFRVTGLEDREYMVAAENPADPSRTETRIRAGTLDAEIVLKRCGQLTGRVLADDTGEPLTNFTVSLLRGKSDITSDMLFGSGRSHESIDGSFSYDKRSAEITTVAVWAPGYAPAWKHIEIQAGARTNIEFRLTPRPPVSGIVVNEAGEGIAGAYVYFVIDVSTDSLERAAAARTDSEGKFTVDSLPLDVTRLYAYQEGYGVGKTALSGENRIVLPAQATIDGVVHQDGTMENLVVDVCCPENRSLPYVRQSISPAGTFLLTGLSAGALKISVHPNLGDHHIRKTLELKSGQALSMEFTFTRGNATLEGHVLDEGSPVTNRSLELLHDSGDYIDCLRGATDNSASFRFERVWTGTSTLRVLKVGQEIEWYEIPIVLQEGEALVQDIDLSESGS
- a CDS encoding PaaI family thioesterase; amino-acid sequence: MCDSENDGRVYLPNSKTCFVCGEENFAGLKLRFFVEEEAVKAVFHPEPHHCGYANVVHGGIVAALLDETMGWAANRAMARMTLTGELTVRYLKPVPGDRDSIVSAEIAKPGKRMVQVTATIGDGADTIYARAEGRFLPLSAEETRLIDGHLVYRGGEERVFASLYEEQRPT